GATTACAATCACTAGCTTACATAGACTTTGTAGATTACAATCACTAGCTTACATAGGCTTTGTAGATTACAATCACTAGCTTACATAGACTTTGTAGATACAATCGCTAGCTTACATAGAGTTTGTAGATTACAATCGCTAGCTTAAATAAACTGTGTAGATTACAATCGCTAGCTTATATAGATTGTGTAGATTACAATAGCTAGCTGATATAGACTGTGTAAATTACAATCGCTAGCTTACATAGACTTTGTAGATTACAATCGCTATCTTACATAGACTTTGTAGGTTACTTTTACACTAAAAGGAACAAAAAACACTTATTTATAACAAAACTTTCCTCATCTCGATGCTTGCAAAAATTCAACGTCCATTGTATTAGGCTATACATCTGTGTATTTACGTTAACGACAATAAACTGGAAATGACTATGCCTAAAAATATGACGTGATAGTGACTAAATGCATAATAAACAAGGACATGAAGAACTTGAAAATCCCCTATTATCGTACATAGTATTTTGGGTGAACCAACCATTTGGTACGTTGCTGATTCCTTTAATATTAGCAGAAAATATCTCTTAGGATAACAATTCAGTAAAGTGCAACTTGCCAAATTATTCTAGTCAGTATGAGCTTCTATTAGCAGACCAATCTTTTGACTGATAACACGATTATCGGTGTTACGGTTCCAAAACCAATATGTCGCCCGAGGAGGGTGACTCTAAAACTAATATATCGCCAGTGAAGGGTGATTTTAAAACTAATATATCGCCCGAGGAGGGTGACTCTAAAACCAATATATCGCCTGAGGAGGGTGACACTAAAACCAATATATCGCCTGAGGAGGGTGACACTAAAACCAAAATGATGACTGAGGTGAGTGTTGCGACAAATAGGTCTCTTCGTTGACACATTGCGAAATATTAggcattgaaataaaacatcacTGCACACATGTAACAGTGAActcgaaaaaaaaacccaccacaaagtcctccacatctgctacGTACTTCGATATCTTATTGagaataaatattaacggcaaactacatgtaacaactcaactttttaaaaacgggatgatttcagcttgtCCATCGGcaactccccatatttatgtagcaatactctattatcacctgtatatagtgtttatatcttccagttgattcgatatgcaaaagaTTGTTCTACATATGATCAGTTCTTAAATCGGAATATGCTACAGACAAACAATctgatattacaggggtttcaacagtttcatttaaagtcagGAGTTTACAAATTACagggtcgttataacgatctagtttgctattACAACCTGTCCTTTGGTccagtgctgtctgacgtgtttcatgccaattgttagaccgctcttggcacactgatttaactccgtttacctgatcaagattttggtctcacggcgagtgtgaccggtcaacattgAGTGTTAAACTCCTCCTAGGGATCTGATCCAACCTCTAGTGTATCCATGGATCCATATTTGCCcgactcttaattttgtattctttttggggggttatgagaatgatcactgatcattatcttcacctttcattcagatGTTTGAGTGATTTCcgacaatgttttttttttggtttttttttttaagcagATACAGCAAACATAATGTCCGACACAGAGCCGTTACTCCAATTTaaaaatccaattttccattacAACTGATGAATCCCTCGACAGAGATAAATATGATttataaaatagaaataatagAGACACGATTCCTATTTCTTGACATTCGGTTTTGATCCACCCACATTGCCGAATATTACCTACAGGGCAGTGATACCTGTATAAACCGTATTACCGTGGTACAAttaaaccaatgaaaaagcaACATTTTAGTCCGGGGGAAGATAATTTTTGTCGATGGTGAATGATAAGGAGAGAAGAATTCTTGTACACAATTAGAATCTGTTCATGAAAGAAAAGTATAATTTCTTATTAACATGAATATTCATACTGATAATATCAAGGGgaaatgtaacatttttgaatgcaTGTATATCTGCCTTCTTTTGTAGTTGTAAGCATTGTTTCACCTTGTGATGGGGAGACAGTCAGTGGAAACGTCATCAATGTACAGTACAAGCCATGCGATGCAGACTGGAATGGTGTATGTATAGTAGAGCCAGCATTCACTGGAGTTTTGAGGTTTACTTCTACTACAAACAAGTCCAGCTGCCATATGAAAGTGAACATTTCTGATCCGAATACAACGTCCACAATGCCGTGTGGCAGAGGAACGTCCTTTGTGTTCAATGTAACGCCTACCACTACACTTTACATGTTATCGAAAACAGTTAACTCTACTGCTGTAAAGCTTTATCGGGAAATTATAATTTTTCAAGGTTTGTAAAGTAATATTTGTTGGTATAGGCACATTAAATGTGCGATTCATTGCCATTTACTCAGAACTTTCGCATTTTGGTATTACGATGATAAAATGTACATAGCAGACGTCTCAAACCTTGGTCTGATTTAGAAACAAATATAAGATAAATGAATCTATATTTCCCTGCATACCGTATTAAATGTTGTTCATATATTTCTCCTTTGAAATtctcattgaaataaaattaactCAAGATAGAGATGTTCCTGAGGACACCTCTATAAAGCATATATCAAGTGCCCAAATTTATCCATTTGTTCAAAATCATTATGCATCACGGGCCTACATGTATTCATGTTAAGCTATTTGCATTTATTTCTTGATACTTAATCAACAGTTTTTGACATTGTCCCTTAACATCTCTACTtgggtgattttttttaatatgactTAAAAAGCTTCAAACCAACAAATCAAATATGAATAGATTACTTACCTACCTAGTTATAGCTTCACCCAGAAGCAGATAGGACAAGAACAAGGTATTTCCACACACCTCTGTCTTGAACCTTTttatctctcacacacacaccacacacgcacgcacgcaccgCACGCACCACCCGTACACACAAAGTTACACACCATCCCTAGATTAGTCTCCTATATCTCTCGACGGTTCCCTTCCATATTGTTTTGGATGACTTGTCGTCCTTTTATCCTACTGGGTACATCTAAGTGAGTTGTTTCCTAAGACGTGGTCACtacatatttatcaatattttcaaagcattgtccatttacatgtatatctgtcgATTTTACCATTTTGTGTCTTTTACTGGGTACTTAATTGGCCAAAATATTCAAAGTGAAAATGTATCTAGTAGTATTTCATTGTTGCCTGCGTTAGGTGTT
Above is a genomic segment from Ostrea edulis chromosome 3, xbOstEdul1.1, whole genome shotgun sequence containing:
- the LOC130052484 gene encoding uncharacterized protein LOC130052484 isoform X2; the protein is MSDFLALCVVFLCAVGKLYAVVSIVSPCDGETVSGNVINVQYKPCDADWNGVCIVEPAFTGVLRFTSTTNKSSCHMKVNISDPNTTSTMPCGRGTSFVFNVTPTTTLYMLSKTVNSTAVKLYREIIIFQVNKSNDIISVTCGNKTSLSITTTEGSTWTSGKDQYSLSTASGFSFSTEHTFASTTDDVSSIPIPVDSQPSNKDSDLTCV